One segment of Leguminivora glycinivorella isolate SPB_JAAS2020 chromosome 12, LegGlyc_1.1, whole genome shotgun sequence DNA contains the following:
- the LOC125231804 gene encoding lipase member H-like gives MYHTKVLKVTFISVFLLTPVFGVKYSRIDEGYPTGLFSDCPGSSKPVVIKPKTLKKLFISVVGEGHTGYTGHYNYYGMDQLANSADIDFSKKTWMYVGGYLSTNALNSGRNLGFDYKARGYNALSLDTFQFTTTFYPQAARIVRAVGKHAAEMLVKLTRRGLDPKKLELTGMSLGAQTMGFIAKNYRQMTGQNISLLTALDGAGPCFRHRGPDERLDKSDADFVVSVLTTMDISSISVPYAHVTFYVNGGAFQEGDIPWLPCDALCSHIRAYFVWWASVVYPNDFIAVRCDTVQQARDGDCYDLKPMVTNTMGILTDKSKPGIYYLRTTNRWPYALGRRGLRKT, from the exons ATGTATCATACAAAAGTATTGAAAGTGACCTTTATCTCGGTGTTTCTGCTTACTCCAGTATTTGGGGTAAAATACTCGAGAATTGACGAAGGATATCCAACCGGATTATTTTCAGact gtCCTGGTTCATCGAAGCCAGTTGTCATCAAGCCAAAGACACTAAAGAAACTCTTCATATCAGTCGTAGGCGAAGGGCATACAGGATACACAGGTCATTACAACTACTATGGCATGGACCAGTTAGCCAACAGTGCTGACATCGACTTTAGCAAGAAGACGTGGATGTACGTTGGGGGCTACTTGTCAACGAATGCGTTGAATTCTGGTCGGAATCTGGGCTTTGACTATAAGGCTAGAGGGTATAACGCACTTTCGCTTGATACGTTTCAGTTCACAACAACTTTTTACCCTCA agcTGCACGTATCGTACGAGCTGTTGGCAAGCATGCAGCCGAAATGCTAGTCAAATTGACACGCCGCGGTCTCGACCCTAAAAAGCTCGAACTCACCGGCATGAGTCTCGGAGCGCAAACCATGGGCTTCATTGCTAAAAACTACCGGCAGATGACTGGGCAAAACATTTCTTTACTCACTGCTTTGGATGGAGCTGGACCTTGCTTCAGACATCGAGGACCAGATGAGAGATTAGATAAATCTGACGCTGACTTCGTTGTGAGTGTTCTTACAACCATGGATATATCAAGCATATCTGTTCCTTACGCTCATGTAACTTTCTATGTAAACGGAGGGGCGTTTCAAGAAGGAGATATCCCGTGGCTACCCTGTGATGCTTTATGTAGTCATATAAGGGCATACTTCGTCTGGTGGGCATCAGTCGTTTATCCTAATGATTTTATAGCCGTGCGTTGTGATACCGTGCAGCAGGCTAGAGATGGGGACTGTTATGATTTGAAGCCTATGGTGACTAACACGATGGGAATCCTTACTGATAAGAGCAAACCGGGAATTTATTATCTGCGTACAACCAATAGGTGGCCTTATGCGTTAGGAAGACGAGGGTTGAGAAAAACTTAA
- the LOC125231897 gene encoding lipase member H-like isoform X1, which produces MKTYMSNIIAEIMLILTYIVVFCVIFVKAVEYRREDEGYPAGLLSDCPGSWKPAIITPKTLKKLYMSVVGDNHTGFTGHYNYYGMNELAKSPDMDFNKKTWIYIGGYMEANAWRAGRNVGYDYKARGYNVISLDTIEFTARHYPHAVRLSRAVGKHVAEMLVKLTHHGLDPKKLEITGMSLGAHTMGFAAKHYRSLTGQNISSLTALDGAGPCFRHRTAEERLDKSDADFVMSVVTTMDISSISTHFAHITFYVNGGAYQIGDIAWLPCDALCSHSRAYFVWWAAVVHPKSFIAVRCDTVQQARDGDCYDLQPMVTNIMGPLTDKSKPGIYYLRTSNRWPYALGRRGLKKCLESDNCYVQ; this is translated from the exons atg AAAACTTACATGTCAAATATTATTGCTGAGATTATGTTAATACTTACATATATTGTCGTCTTTTGTGTTATTTTTGTGAAGGCTGTAGAATACAGAAGAGAAGATGAAGGTTACCCTGCAGGATTACTTTCAGATT GTCCCGGATCATGGAAACCAGCAATCATAACACCAAAAACTCTGAAGAAACTGTACATGTCAGTGGTCGGCGATAACCATACAGGTTTCACAGGCCACTACAACTACTACGGGATGAATGAGCTGGCGAAGAGTCCCGATATGGACTTTAACAAGAAAACTTGGATTTATATCGGGGGATATATGGAGGCCAATGCGTGGAGAGCTGGACGAAATGTCGGCTATGACTATAAGGCTAGAGGATATAATGTGATTTCTTTGGACACTATTGAGTTTACTGCAAGACATTATCCTCA TGCTGTCCGGTTATCACGCGCTGTTGGCAAGCATGTAGCTGAAATGCTTGTCAAGTTAACACACCATGGTCTTGACCCTAAAAAACTGGAGATCACTGGCATGAGCTTAGGAGCGCATACCATGGGCTTTGCAGCTAAACACTACAGGTCTCTCACTGGACAGAACATTTCTTCACTAACAGCACTAGATGGAGCTGGACCTTGCTTCAGACATAGGACAGCAGAAGAAAGATTGGATAAATCTGATGCTGATTTCGTTATGAGCGTTGTTACTACAATGGACATCTCAAGCATATCAACTCATTTCGCTCATATAACGTTTTATGTGAACGGAGGAGCATATCAAATTGGAGATATCGCGTGGCTGCCCTGTGACGCCTTGTGTAGTCATTCCAGGGCATATTTTGTTTGGTGGGCAGCTGTGGTACATCCTAAAAGTTTTATAGCAGTCCGATGCGATACAGTGCAACAAGCTAGAGATGGTGACTGTTATGACTTGCAGCCAATGGTGACAAATATAATGGGTCCGCTGACTGATAAATCTAAGCCGGGGATCTATTATTTGCGTACAAGCAACAGATGGCCTTATGCTTTAGGAAGAAGGGGCTTGAAGAAATGTTTAGAAAGTGATAACTGCTATGTACAATGA
- the LOC125231897 gene encoding lipase member H-like isoform X2, with translation MSNIIAEIMLILTYIVVFCVIFVKAVEYRREDEGYPAGLLSDCPGSWKPAIITPKTLKKLYMSVVGDNHTGFTGHYNYYGMNELAKSPDMDFNKKTWIYIGGYMEANAWRAGRNVGYDYKARGYNVISLDTIEFTARHYPHAVRLSRAVGKHVAEMLVKLTHHGLDPKKLEITGMSLGAHTMGFAAKHYRSLTGQNISSLTALDGAGPCFRHRTAEERLDKSDADFVMSVVTTMDISSISTHFAHITFYVNGGAYQIGDIAWLPCDALCSHSRAYFVWWAAVVHPKSFIAVRCDTVQQARDGDCYDLQPMVTNIMGPLTDKSKPGIYYLRTSNRWPYALGRRGLKKCLESDNCYVQ, from the exons ATGTCAAATATTATTGCTGAGATTATGTTAATACTTACATATATTGTCGTCTTTTGTGTTATTTTTGTGAAGGCTGTAGAATACAGAAGAGAAGATGAAGGTTACCCTGCAGGATTACTTTCAGATT GTCCCGGATCATGGAAACCAGCAATCATAACACCAAAAACTCTGAAGAAACTGTACATGTCAGTGGTCGGCGATAACCATACAGGTTTCACAGGCCACTACAACTACTACGGGATGAATGAGCTGGCGAAGAGTCCCGATATGGACTTTAACAAGAAAACTTGGATTTATATCGGGGGATATATGGAGGCCAATGCGTGGAGAGCTGGACGAAATGTCGGCTATGACTATAAGGCTAGAGGATATAATGTGATTTCTTTGGACACTATTGAGTTTACTGCAAGACATTATCCTCA TGCTGTCCGGTTATCACGCGCTGTTGGCAAGCATGTAGCTGAAATGCTTGTCAAGTTAACACACCATGGTCTTGACCCTAAAAAACTGGAGATCACTGGCATGAGCTTAGGAGCGCATACCATGGGCTTTGCAGCTAAACACTACAGGTCTCTCACTGGACAGAACATTTCTTCACTAACAGCACTAGATGGAGCTGGACCTTGCTTCAGACATAGGACAGCAGAAGAAAGATTGGATAAATCTGATGCTGATTTCGTTATGAGCGTTGTTACTACAATGGACATCTCAAGCATATCAACTCATTTCGCTCATATAACGTTTTATGTGAACGGAGGAGCATATCAAATTGGAGATATCGCGTGGCTGCCCTGTGACGCCTTGTGTAGTCATTCCAGGGCATATTTTGTTTGGTGGGCAGCTGTGGTACATCCTAAAAGTTTTATAGCAGTCCGATGCGATACAGTGCAACAAGCTAGAGATGGTGACTGTTATGACTTGCAGCCAATGGTGACAAATATAATGGGTCCGCTGACTGATAAATCTAAGCCGGGGATCTATTATTTGCGTACAAGCAACAGATGGCCTTATGCTTTAGGAAGAAGGGGCTTGAAGAAATGTTTAGAAAGTGATAACTGCTATGTACAATGA
- the LOC125231897 gene encoding lipase member H-like isoform X3, with protein MAVEYRREDEGYPAGLLSDCPGSWKPAIITPKTLKKLYMSVVGDNHTGFTGHYNYYGMNELAKSPDMDFNKKTWIYIGGYMEANAWRAGRNVGYDYKARGYNVISLDTIEFTARHYPHAVRLSRAVGKHVAEMLVKLTHHGLDPKKLEITGMSLGAHTMGFAAKHYRSLTGQNISSLTALDGAGPCFRHRTAEERLDKSDADFVMSVVTTMDISSISTHFAHITFYVNGGAYQIGDIAWLPCDALCSHSRAYFVWWAAVVHPKSFIAVRCDTVQQARDGDCYDLQPMVTNIMGPLTDKSKPGIYYLRTSNRWPYALGRRGLKKCLESDNCYVQ; from the exons atg GCTGTAGAATACAGAAGAGAAGATGAAGGTTACCCTGCAGGATTACTTTCAGATT GTCCCGGATCATGGAAACCAGCAATCATAACACCAAAAACTCTGAAGAAACTGTACATGTCAGTGGTCGGCGATAACCATACAGGTTTCACAGGCCACTACAACTACTACGGGATGAATGAGCTGGCGAAGAGTCCCGATATGGACTTTAACAAGAAAACTTGGATTTATATCGGGGGATATATGGAGGCCAATGCGTGGAGAGCTGGACGAAATGTCGGCTATGACTATAAGGCTAGAGGATATAATGTGATTTCTTTGGACACTATTGAGTTTACTGCAAGACATTATCCTCA TGCTGTCCGGTTATCACGCGCTGTTGGCAAGCATGTAGCTGAAATGCTTGTCAAGTTAACACACCATGGTCTTGACCCTAAAAAACTGGAGATCACTGGCATGAGCTTAGGAGCGCATACCATGGGCTTTGCAGCTAAACACTACAGGTCTCTCACTGGACAGAACATTTCTTCACTAACAGCACTAGATGGAGCTGGACCTTGCTTCAGACATAGGACAGCAGAAGAAAGATTGGATAAATCTGATGCTGATTTCGTTATGAGCGTTGTTACTACAATGGACATCTCAAGCATATCAACTCATTTCGCTCATATAACGTTTTATGTGAACGGAGGAGCATATCAAATTGGAGATATCGCGTGGCTGCCCTGTGACGCCTTGTGTAGTCATTCCAGGGCATATTTTGTTTGGTGGGCAGCTGTGGTACATCCTAAAAGTTTTATAGCAGTCCGATGCGATACAGTGCAACAAGCTAGAGATGGTGACTGTTATGACTTGCAGCCAATGGTGACAAATATAATGGGTCCGCTGACTGATAAATCTAAGCCGGGGATCTATTATTTGCGTACAAGCAACAGATGGCCTTATGCTTTAGGAAGAAGGGGCTTGAAGAAATGTTTAGAAAGTGATAACTGCTATGTACAATGA
- the LOC125232036 gene encoding phospholipase A1 member A-like isoform X2 — MLIVTYLASVLCLTMAVEYSRIDEGYPQGFLSHCPGSWKAAIIRPETLKKLHISVYGDNRKLLGTYDYYHIDNLAKNPRIDFRKKTVLWNGGYLDPSYGSSKLMSMSYVARGYNFLSLDMFFFTASAARFASAVGRHTAEMLVKLTAHGLDPKKLELVGMSLGAQTMSFVAKSFRLITGQNVSLLTTLDPTGVCFRQLGPDRRLDRSDADFVTSIVTNMNIAGVGDHNSHLTFYVNGGEFQPGHIAWLPCDYVCSHFRAILLWMAALLYPRDYIGVRCDTVQQAVDGNCSDLKPMVTNTMGPLTDLNKPGIYYLRTSNRWPFALGKQGLEPRVIMSKSALSSSSVVDILNAFIYHVTKYFKTVD; from the exons ATGTTAATAGTGACATATTTAGCATCAGTTTTGTGTTTAACCATGGCAGTAGAATATTCTCGGATAGACGAAGGTTATCCCCAAGGATTCCTATCACATt GTCCAGGCTCATGGAAAGCGGCCATTATCAGACCAGAAACACTGAAGAAACTCCACATATCAGTATACGGCGACAATCGTAAACTTCTAGGAACATACGATTACTATCACATAGACAACTTAGCCAAAAATCCTCGGATTGACTTCAGGAAAAAGACTGTCTTGTGGAACGGTGGATATTTAGACCCAAGTTATGGTTCCTCAAAACTTATGAGTATGAGTTATGTGGCTCGCGGATATAATTTTCTATCTTTGGacatgtttttcttcaccgcaAG TGCCGCACGCTTTGCATCCGCAGTTGGCAGGCATACAGCTGAGATGTTGGTCAAGTTAACAGCCCATGGCTTAGATCCAAAGAAGTTGGAGCTCGTCGGGATGAGCCTCGGTGCGCAAACCATGAGTTTCGTAGCCAAAAGTTTCCGACTCATAACTGGTCAGAACGTCTCCTTGCTTACGACTTTGGATCCTACTGGAGTATGCTTCAGGCAGCTTGGCCCCGATCGAAGACTGGACAGATCTGACGCCGATTTCGTCACCAGCATTGTTACGAACATGAACATAGCTGGTGTAGGCGACCATAACTCTCATCTAACATTTTATGTGAATGGTGGAGAATTTCAACCTGGTCATATAGCCTGGCTCCCTTGTGATTACGTTTGCAGTCACTTCAGAGCTATTCTGCTATGGATGGCAGCATTATTATATCCCCGTGACTACATAGGTGTCCGATGTGATACCGTGCAGCAAGCTGTAGATGGAAATTGTTCGGATTTGAAGCCTATGGTTACAAATACAATGGGTCCgttgaccgatttgaataaaccAGGAATTTATTATTTACGTACATCTAATCGGTGGCCTTTTGCATTAGGGAAACAAGGCTTAGAACCTAGAGTAATAATGTCTAAATCTGCACTTAGTAGCAGTAGCGTGGTTGATATTTTAAATGCGTTTATTTATCATGTTACTAAATACTTCAAAACAGTTGACTAA
- the LOC125232036 gene encoding phospholipase A1 member A-like isoform X1 — protein MLIVTYLASVLCLTMAVEYSRIDEGYPQGFLSHCPGSWKAAIIRPETLKKLHISVYGDNRKLLGTYDYYHIDNLAKNPRIDFRKKTVLWNGGYLDPSYGSSKLMSMSYVARGYNFLSLDMFFFTARYYPHAARFASAVGRHTAEMLVKLTAHGLDPKKLELVGMSLGAQTMSFVAKSFRLITGQNVSLLTTLDPTGVCFRQLGPDRRLDRSDADFVTSIVTNMNIAGVGDHNSHLTFYVNGGEFQPGHIAWLPCDYVCSHFRAILLWMAALLYPRDYIGVRCDTVQQAVDGNCSDLKPMVTNTMGPLTDLNKPGIYYLRTSNRWPFALGKQGLEPRVIMSKSALSSSSVVDILNAFIYHVTKYFKTVD, from the exons ATGTTAATAGTGACATATTTAGCATCAGTTTTGTGTTTAACCATGGCAGTAGAATATTCTCGGATAGACGAAGGTTATCCCCAAGGATTCCTATCACATt GTCCAGGCTCATGGAAAGCGGCCATTATCAGACCAGAAACACTGAAGAAACTCCACATATCAGTATACGGCGACAATCGTAAACTTCTAGGAACATACGATTACTATCACATAGACAACTTAGCCAAAAATCCTCGGATTGACTTCAGGAAAAAGACTGTCTTGTGGAACGGTGGATATTTAGACCCAAGTTATGGTTCCTCAAAACTTATGAGTATGAGTTATGTGGCTCGCGGATATAATTTTCTATCTTTGGacatgtttttcttcaccgcaAGGTATTATCCTCA TGCCGCACGCTTTGCATCCGCAGTTGGCAGGCATACAGCTGAGATGTTGGTCAAGTTAACAGCCCATGGCTTAGATCCAAAGAAGTTGGAGCTCGTCGGGATGAGCCTCGGTGCGCAAACCATGAGTTTCGTAGCCAAAAGTTTCCGACTCATAACTGGTCAGAACGTCTCCTTGCTTACGACTTTGGATCCTACTGGAGTATGCTTCAGGCAGCTTGGCCCCGATCGAAGACTGGACAGATCTGACGCCGATTTCGTCACCAGCATTGTTACGAACATGAACATAGCTGGTGTAGGCGACCATAACTCTCATCTAACATTTTATGTGAATGGTGGAGAATTTCAACCTGGTCATATAGCCTGGCTCCCTTGTGATTACGTTTGCAGTCACTTCAGAGCTATTCTGCTATGGATGGCAGCATTATTATATCCCCGTGACTACATAGGTGTCCGATGTGATACCGTGCAGCAAGCTGTAGATGGAAATTGTTCGGATTTGAAGCCTATGGTTACAAATACAATGGGTCCgttgaccgatttgaataaaccAGGAATTTATTATTTACGTACATCTAATCGGTGGCCTTTTGCATTAGGGAAACAAGGCTTAGAACCTAGAGTAATAATGTCTAAATCTGCACTTAGTAGCAGTAGCGTGGTTGATATTTTAAATGCGTTTATTTATCATGTTACTAAATACTTCAAAACAGTTGACTAA
- the LOC125231897 gene encoding lipase member H-like isoform X4 — MSVVGDNHTGFTGHYNYYGMNELAKSPDMDFNKKTWIYIGGYMEANAWRAGRNVGYDYKARGYNVISLDTIEFTARHYPHAVRLSRAVGKHVAEMLVKLTHHGLDPKKLEITGMSLGAHTMGFAAKHYRSLTGQNISSLTALDGAGPCFRHRTAEERLDKSDADFVMSVVTTMDISSISTHFAHITFYVNGGAYQIGDIAWLPCDALCSHSRAYFVWWAAVVHPKSFIAVRCDTVQQARDGDCYDLQPMVTNIMGPLTDKSKPGIYYLRTSNRWPYALGRRGLKKCLESDNCYVQ, encoded by the exons ATGTCAGTGGTCGGCGATAACCATACAGGTTTCACAGGCCACTACAACTACTACGGGATGAATGAGCTGGCGAAGAGTCCCGATATGGACTTTAACAAGAAAACTTGGATTTATATCGGGGGATATATGGAGGCCAATGCGTGGAGAGCTGGACGAAATGTCGGCTATGACTATAAGGCTAGAGGATATAATGTGATTTCTTTGGACACTATTGAGTTTACTGCAAGACATTATCCTCA TGCTGTCCGGTTATCACGCGCTGTTGGCAAGCATGTAGCTGAAATGCTTGTCAAGTTAACACACCATGGTCTTGACCCTAAAAAACTGGAGATCACTGGCATGAGCTTAGGAGCGCATACCATGGGCTTTGCAGCTAAACACTACAGGTCTCTCACTGGACAGAACATTTCTTCACTAACAGCACTAGATGGAGCTGGACCTTGCTTCAGACATAGGACAGCAGAAGAAAGATTGGATAAATCTGATGCTGATTTCGTTATGAGCGTTGTTACTACAATGGACATCTCAAGCATATCAACTCATTTCGCTCATATAACGTTTTATGTGAACGGAGGAGCATATCAAATTGGAGATATCGCGTGGCTGCCCTGTGACGCCTTGTGTAGTCATTCCAGGGCATATTTTGTTTGGTGGGCAGCTGTGGTACATCCTAAAAGTTTTATAGCAGTCCGATGCGATACAGTGCAACAAGCTAGAGATGGTGACTGTTATGACTTGCAGCCAATGGTGACAAATATAATGGGTCCGCTGACTGATAAATCTAAGCCGGGGATCTATTATTTGCGTACAAGCAACAGATGGCCTTATGCTTTAGGAAGAAGGGGCTTGAAGAAATGTTTAGAAAGTGATAACTGCTATGTACAATGA